Part of the Faecalibacterium duncaniae genome, CAGCGCCGCCGCAAATGCTGACCCGCTCATCTACGACTGCATGGCCGCCTTCTACATGGCCTGTGCCAGCTTTATGAGCCAGAACTACGGCGCAGGCAAGCCCGACCGTGTCAAGAAAAGCTACTTCATCTCGCTGGCCTATTCCTTCGGTGTGGGTCTGGCGCTGGGCGGCGGCCTGTTCCTGTTCGGGCGGCAGTTCCTCGCCCTTTTCACCACCGAAAGCGCCGTTATTGATGCCGGTATGAAGCGTGTGGGTGTCATGGCGCTGGCCTACTGCATTTCCGCCTTTATGGACTGCACCATTGCCGCTTCCCGCGGTCTGGGCAAGACCGTGGTGCCCACTGTCATCGTCATCATGGGTTCCTGTGTGTTCCGGGTGATCTGGGTATACACCATCTTCGCCCACTTCCATACCATCCCCTCGCTTTACCTGCTCTACCCCTGCTCCTGGGCTCTGACCGCCATTGCGGAGATCCTCTATTTCATCCGCTGCTACAAGCAGGCCATGAAGATCTTCCGGGAGCCGATCCTCTCTTCGCTGTAAAACAAAAAGATGGATGTCGTGCGGCATCCATCTTTTTTGTTTTCTCTGTTACACCTTGACTTCCCCGGCCAGGACCCGCTTGTAGTCCTCATAGTTGCGGGCCAGCAGGGCGGGCGTATCCAGCCCGTAGGGGCACTTGGCCTTGCACTGGTTGCAGTGCAGGCAGCCCTCGATCTTCTTCATCTTGGCCTGACCGGCAGGGCTCAGATGCTCTGCCGAGGGCGAGCGCCGGAGCAGCAGGCTCATGCGGGCGCAGTTGTTGATTTCGATGCCAGCCGGGCAGGGCATACAGTAACCGCAGCCACGGCAGAACTCACCGCACAGCTCCTCCCGGTCGTGGGCGATGACCGCAGACAGCTCTGCGTCCATCCGGGGCGGGTTATCAATGTAGGAGAGGAACTCGTCCAGTTCCTTTTCCCGCTGAACGCCCCAGATGGGCAGAACGCCCTCGAACTGCGCTTCAAAGGCATAGGCTGCGGCGCTGTTGGTAATGAGACCGCCGGACAGACCCTTCATGGCGATAAAGCCCATCTCGTGCTCTTTGCACAGCTGCACCAGCTCCAGCTCCTGCTCACCGGAAATATAGCTGAACGGAAACTGCAGGGTCTCGTACAGGCCGCTCTCAATGGCTTCCTTGGCCACGGACAGGCGGTGGTTGGTGATGCCGATGTGTCGGATCATCCCCTTTCCCTTGGCCTCCAGTGCGGCTTCGTACAGGCCGGAGCCGTCACAGGGCTTGGGGCAGAAGGACGGGTTGTGGAACTGGTAGAGGTCCACATAGTCGGTGCGCAGATTGTTCAGGGAGGTGTGCAGGTCCTTCCAGAACTCCTCCACGTTCTGGGCGGCGGTCTTGGTGGCGATGTAGACCTCGGAGCGGATGCCGTCAAAGGCTTCGCCCAGCTTCACCTCGCTGTCGGTGTAGGCGCGGGCGGTATCAAAGAAGCGGATGCCCGCCCTGTAAGCCTTGCGGGCCAGAAAGACTGCGTCCTCCTGGGAAATGCGCTGGATGGGCAGAGCACCAAAGCCATTTTTGTTCACGGTGATGCCGGTGCGCCCCAATGTGACCATATCCATAGGGAACCTCCTGTTTTTTCCAAAATACTCTCTGTGCTCATTATAAGACGAAGCGCCCCACAACGCAAGAAAAACCCTCTCCATCAAAGCGTGGCAGTGCACAGCGATGACAGAGAGGGTCAGTTTTATTGATAATCGTGGTTCAGGAACAGCGCTTTGATGGCGACGATCTCGTCGTACTCCTCCTGCTCCACCTGCACATCCGCATTGACAGCCTGCAGGCGGGCCTTGACGGCATCCAGCGCCTCGGCGGTGGTCACGGCCTGACCTTCCTCCACGGCATCGATCATCCGCTTGAGGACGATCGGGTGGGCGTAACAGCTGGGCACCGGGAAGCTGCCGTTGGGGTAGTGCTTCACATACTCCGCCATGGCGGCATCGGCCTGATCGGCCCGCTTCATAATGGCGCTGTTGTTATTGTGCGCAGTGGGCAGCATGTTGTAGCTGGAAAAGAGGAAGATGGCTGCAAAGCCGAACAGTGCAAAGTACACGCCGTAGCTGCCGGTGTGGGTGAACACCGCGTACAGGCCGTAGGCCGCGGCGGCCGTGCCGAACAGGAAGATGGCAAGGGCCACATAGCGGTAGACCGGCTTGCTCTTGAGCTGGGCGCGCTTGCGGCGCTGGGCAGTACTGAGCTCATTGGAAAGCTCGGGCTTTGCGTCCAGATACTCCTTTGCCCTGCGCAGGATCGTCACGGTGTGTTTGGCATCATCAGACAGCTCCGGCAGCTTGCGGGCGGCCTTTTCCTCAGCCTTTTTCTGCAGCGCCTGCTCCCCGGCGGCACTCAGCAGCCGGATCTGGGGCTGCTGCTTTGCCAGCAGCTCCAGCAGGGCATCCACGTCCCGCTCATCCTTGAAGTTGCACTGCTTCTGTTTGCCGCCGTCGTACTCCACCACAAGGTAAGCCATGGAGGCAAACATTCCCTTGCCGGTAAAGCCGCCCGCACTCATGGCCACCCGCTTGAACACGCGGGTGATGCTGGTGTAGGGCAGGTAGTAGCGGCGGTCGATGTAAAAGCTGTTCAGATACAGGGCTTTTTTGCCCACGCCGCAGGGGCCGATCTTTTTGCAGGCTTTCCGGTCAGCCGCCAACTCGGCGGGGTCGAGCCTGGCAAGGCCCAATTGTGCAGGTTTGAAGAGCATAACGTTCATCCCTCTTTTGCGTTTTTGTTTGTACCCATTTTCCCACTCCGGCAAAGAAAATGCAAGGCCCAACCCGCACTCTTAGCCAAAAACAGGAAACCGGCCGCTGAGCTGACAGCGGCCGGTTTGTTTTACTGAGAAATTGCCGCTATGAATGGGTTATGCGGCTTTCTTCTCGGTGTTCTTCTTGGTTGCATGGATGAACAGCGCCAGCATAGCAATTGCAAAGACGATGCCGATGGGATATGCAACTGCGGTGTTGTAAGCCACCAGCTTGCCGTCTGCATAGGTGTTGATCATCTTGCCCAGGCACTCAGGAGCCAGCACGAAGTAGGTGCAGGACACAGCGCTCATAAAGGTAGCGGGCACTGCGGTGATCCAGAAGTTCTTCTTCTCCTTGAACAGGTACATGGAAGCAGCCCACAGGACGATCATAGCCAGCGTCTGGTTGGTCCAGCTGAAGTAACGCCAGATGACGGTGTAGTCGATGAAGCCCAGTGCATTGCCGATGCCCAGGAATGCGCCCACGCCCAGAACGGGAACGCAGAGCTTCAGGCGGTTTGCGTAGCTGTCCTGATCGATCTTGAGCCAGTCGGACAAGGTCAGACGAGCGGAACGGAAGGCGGTATCACCAGAGGTGATGGGGCAGATAACGACACCGATCATAGCCAGTGCCACGCCAACCTTACCCATGGTCTTGAGGCAGACGTCGTAGATAGCGGCAGACTGACCGGCAGCCAGAGCCTCGGCCAGACCGACCATCTTGCCGTCGGTGATGGTGTACAGTGCGCAGCCGGCAGCGGCCCAGATCAGAGCGATAACGCCCTCGCTGACCATTGCACCGTAGAATACGAAGTGGCCCTGCTTCTCACTCTTCATGCAGCGAGCCATCAGAGGCGACTGGGTTGAGTGGAAGCCGGAGATAGCACCACAGGCAACGGTGATGAACATGAAGCTCCAGATGGGGGTGTTGGAGGGGTGCATATTGCTGAAGTTTGCCCAGATCTCGGGGATGGTGTAGGCGGGGTTGGTGAAGATACCAAAGATAACGCCCACTGCCATGATGATCAGGCAGATGCCGAACAGGGGGTAGATCTTACCGATGATGGCATCGATGGAGATAAAGGTTGCGATGAAGTAGTAGGCCAGAATGATGATCAGCCAGAACAGGGTGGTGGTCAGCAGACCGGACATACCGCCGTTCTTGCACAGGGTCACGATCAGGCCTGCGGGACCCACTGCGAACACGGTACCGACCATGATCAGCAGCACCACAGAGAACACACGCATGATGTTCTGCATCACGGGGCCCAGATAGCGGCCGGTGACCTCAGCGATGGAAGCGCCGTCGTTGCGCTCGCTCATCATGCCGGAGAAGTAGTCATGCACGCCGCCGGCAAAGATGGTGCCGAAGGTGATCCACAGGAACACCACGGGGCCCCACAGAGCACCCTGCAGTGCACCAAAGATGGGTCCCAGACCTGCAATGTTCAGCAGCTGGACGAGGAACAGCTTCCACTGGGGCATCACAACGTAGTCAACGCCATCGTTGATGCGCACAGCAGGAGTTTCGCGGTCGTCCGGTCCGAACGTATTGTCAACGATCTTGCCATAGACAAAGTAGCCGATGATCAGGAGCGCCAGACAGAGTAAGAAACTAATCATACCAGAAACCTCCTTTTATCGTCCGTGCCCGGAGCCCCATTCTGCCCCGTCACGGCCATTCCTTAGCCCTATATTAACACAATCTTCATAAATCTGGTAATATCCTTCCAGAATGGCC contains:
- a CDS encoding flagellar protein FliT encodes the protein MLFKPAQLGLARLDPAELAADRKACKKIGPCGVGKKALYLNSFYIDRRYYLPYTSITRVFKRVAMSAGGFTGKGMFASMAYLVVEYDGGKQKQCNFKDERDVDALLELLAKQQPQIRLLSAAGEQALQKKAEEKAARKLPELSDDAKHTVTILRRAKEYLDAKPELSNELSTAQRRKRAQLKSKPVYRYVALAIFLFGTAAAAYGLYAVFTHTGSYGVYFALFGFAAIFLFSSYNMLPTAHNNNSAIMKRADQADAAMAEYVKHYPNGSFPVPSCYAHPIVLKRMIDAVEEGQAVTTAEALDAVKARLQAVNADVQVEQEEYDEIVAIKALFLNHDYQ
- a CDS encoding aldo/keto reductase, with the translated sequence MDMVTLGRTGITVNKNGFGALPIQRISQEDAVFLARKAYRAGIRFFDTARAYTDSEVKLGEAFDGIRSEVYIATKTAAQNVEEFWKDLHTSLNNLRTDYVDLYQFHNPSFCPKPCDGSGLYEAALEAKGKGMIRHIGITNHRLSVAKEAIESGLYETLQFPFSYISGEQELELVQLCKEHEMGFIAMKGLSGGLITNSAAAYAFEAQFEGVLPIWGVQREKELDEFLSYIDNPPRMDAELSAVIAHDREELCGEFCRGCGYCMPCPAGIEINNCARMSLLLRRSPSAEHLSPAGQAKMKKIEGCLHCNQCKAKCPYGLDTPALLARNYEDYKRVLAGEVKV
- a CDS encoding carbon starvation CstA family protein, which codes for MISFLLCLALLIIGYFVYGKIVDNTFGPDDRETPAVRINDGVDYVVMPQWKLFLVQLLNIAGLGPIFGALQGALWGPVVFLWITFGTIFAGGVHDYFSGMMSERNDGASIAEVTGRYLGPVMQNIMRVFSVVLLIMVGTVFAVGPAGLIVTLCKNGGMSGLLTTTLFWLIIILAYYFIATFISIDAIIGKIYPLFGICLIIMAVGVIFGIFTNPAYTIPEIWANFSNMHPSNTPIWSFMFITVACGAISGFHSTQSPLMARCMKSEKQGHFVFYGAMVSEGVIALIWAAAGCALYTITDGKMVGLAEALAAGQSAAIYDVCLKTMGKVGVALAMIGVVICPITSGDTAFRSARLTLSDWLKIDQDSYANRLKLCVPVLGVGAFLGIGNALGFIDYTVIWRYFSWTNQTLAMIVLWAASMYLFKEKKNFWITAVPATFMSAVSCTYFVLAPECLGKMINTYADGKLVAYNTAVAYPIGIVFAIAMLALFIHATKKNTEKKAA